Proteins encoded together in one Marinithermus hydrothermalis DSM 14884 window:
- a CDS encoding O-antigen ligase family protein, with protein MRGWAWVFGILLGLLPVKPLWFAGGAALVGLYALLVRRERPLFGRVFLAYVVLGAGGQLLAPDPLVAELDPPWTSARAPVVNWIPRDGLSDLRGWNPKDGAGGFATLTPDGFWRVPRVHPRTGRPFTEVLSSRKYPVRAGEVVTESFYFRHDGTRAGFHVSFFTARGHHPVPVRVVELGNGWKRAYASYEVQPGDRWVRAVDLVRLEGDWTYLEIGYAQLEPGPAPSAYVPGSAREDGRWARAGWWLGTGVLGLLVLHGSRFLLGVVGLRAAGVAVLLGFLVHAGVALEQYRAWSYAWEPRVVGWTIQPNFLGHLGVVSAALVWVLAGSGLGAVAFGVALGLVWLSKSRAALVGALALGVGWGVTVLRVRRGLGLALLVGVLGLAGFLVSQGGALGRLGTVFDPSYGTTRARLEIWGVAWRAFLEHPLTGIGVNRFEAYYAMHRPSDVGGALVPHAHNLVLGVLAEGGALGFLGFVVLWGSVVLALVRRRAWPAVVLVGVAFVLNLADYTWFAGEVYYPLWVGVAAALRGTRGVT; from the coding sequence GTGCGCGGCTGGGCTTGGGTTTTTGGGATTTTATTGGGGTTGCTTCCCGTAAAGCCGCTTTGGTTCGCGGGGGGGGCGGCCCTGGTGGGGTTGTACGCGCTGCTCGTGCGGCGGGAGCGCCCCTTGTTCGGGCGGGTGTTTTTAGCGTATGTGGTGCTCGGGGCGGGGGGGCAGTTGTTAGCGCCGGACCCCTTGGTTGCGGAGCTTGATCCACCGTGGACGAGTGCGCGAGCGCCAGTGGTGAACTGGATCCCGCGGGATGGCCTGAGTGACCTGCGCGGTTGGAACCCCAAGGACGGGGCGGGCGGGTTCGCCACGCTCACGCCGGACGGGTTTTGGCGGGTGCCGCGGGTGCACCCGAGGACGGGCCGGCCCTTCACGGAGGTTCTCTCGAGCCGCAAGTACCCCGTGCGGGCGGGGGAAGTAGTTACGGAGAGTTTTTACTTCCGGCACGACGGGACGCGCGCGGGGTTCCACGTGAGTTTCTTCACTGCGCGGGGGCACCACCCGGTGCCCGTGCGGGTGGTGGAGCTGGGGAACGGGTGGAAGCGCGCGTACGCGAGTTATGAGGTGCAGCCGGGGGATCGGTGGGTGCGGGCCGTGGACCTGGTGCGTTTAGAGGGGGACTGGACGTACCTCGAGATCGGGTACGCGCAGCTCGAGCCGGGCCCCGCGCCGTCCGCGTACGTGCCGGGGAGCGCTCGGGAGGACGGGCGGTGGGCGCGGGCGGGTTGGTGGTTGGGTACGGGCGTGCTGGGGCTTTTGGTGCTGCACGGGAGCCGGTTCTTGCTCGGGGTGGTGGGATTGCGCGCGGCGGGCGTGGCGGTGCTGCTGGGGTTTTTGGTGCATGCGGGAGTGGCGCTCGAGCAGTACCGGGCTTGGTCGTACGCGTGGGAGCCGCGCGTGGTGGGGTGGACGATCCAACCGAATTTTTTGGGGCACTTGGGGGTGGTGAGCGCGGCGCTGGTGTGGGTGCTTGCGGGGAGCGGGTTGGGTGCGGTGGCGTTCGGGGTGGCGTTGGGGCTCGTGTGGCTTTCGAAGAGCCGCGCGGCGCTCGTGGGGGCGCTGGCGTTGGGGGTGGGGTGGGGCGTGACGGTACTGCGGGTGCGGCGGGGGTTGGGGCTTGCGTTGCTCGTGGGGGTGCTGGGGCTTGCGGGGTTCCTCGTGAGTCAGGGGGGGGCGTTGGGGCGGTTGGGGACGGTGTTCGACCCGAGTTACGGGACGACGCGCGCGCGGCTGGAGATCTGGGGGGTGGCGTGGCGGGCGTTTTTAGAGCATCCCCTCACGGGGATCGGGGTGAACCGGTTCGAGGCGTACTACGCGATGCACCGCCCGTCGGATGTGGGGGGGGCTTTGGTGCCGCACGCGCATAACCTGGTGCTGGGGGTGCTCGCGGAGGGCGGGGCGCTGGGGTTCTTGGGGTTCGTGGTGCTGTGGGGGAGTGTTGTGCTGGCTTTGGTGCGCCGGCGGGCGTGGCCGGCCGTGGTGCTGGTGGGCGTAGCGTTCGTGCTGAACCTAGCGGATTACACGTGGTTTGCGGGGGAGGTGTACTACCCCTTGTGGGTGGGGGTAGCGGCGGCGTTGCGGGGGACACGCGGGGTGACGTAA
- the wbaP gene encoding undecaprenyl-phosphate galactose phosphotransferase WbaP — protein sequence MQDSPNIKPTIRLLTVVTRPWLTASLLLVSDLVALAVAGALSVGLRYLFDGGFNPAVYGPLWPVVGLFVLVYALVGLYPGVGVAPAEELRRLTLATTLVYLVLGAALFLFKEGGAYSRAVFLVAWVFSVVLVPLGRALVRHLCAHRRWWGYPAVVLGAGKTGRMVVRMLVRQPGLGLKPVAVLDDDPEKHGALEGVPVVGGVDLAPVLARELGVRYAIVAMPGVPRARLLEVLERYGSVFPHLVLIPDLFGFSSLWVSAKDLGGVLGLEVRQRLLLPGPRLVKRFLDLAATVVGGVLVLPLMLLIALFIKLDSPGPVFYLQDRLGKDGRRFKAIKFRTMYGDGEKRLAELLAQNPELRAEYELYHKLRNDPRVTRFGRVLRKLSLDELPQLWNVLKGEMSLVGPRAYLPRELPKMSGAEGAILKVMPGITGIWQVSGRNEVTFRERLNMDMYYVRNWSVWLDLYILARTVWVVLFGKGAY from the coding sequence ATGCAAGATAGCCCGAATATTAAGCCTACCATTCGGTTGTTGACGGTTGTTACCCGCCCCTGGCTTACGGCTTCGCTTTTGCTGGTTTCGGATCTGGTTGCCTTGGCCGTGGCTGGGGCGCTTTCCGTGGGGCTTCGGTACTTGTTTGATGGGGGGTTTAACCCGGCGGTTTATGGGCCGTTGTGGCCTGTGGTGGGGTTGTTCGTGCTGGTGTATGCCCTTGTGGGGTTGTACCCCGGCGTGGGGGTTGCGCCAGCGGAGGAACTGCGCCGGTTGACGCTCGCGACCACGCTGGTGTACCTCGTGCTGGGGGCGGCGTTGTTTTTGTTCAAGGAGGGGGGCGCGTACTCGCGCGCGGTGTTTCTCGTGGCGTGGGTGTTTTCGGTGGTGCTGGTGCCGTTGGGGCGGGCGCTTGTGCGTCATCTTTGCGCCCACCGGCGGTGGTGGGGGTACCCGGCGGTGGTGCTTGGGGCGGGGAAGACCGGGCGTATGGTGGTGCGGATGCTCGTGCGGCAGCCGGGCTTGGGTTTGAAGCCGGTGGCCGTGCTGGATGATGATCCGGAGAAGCACGGGGCGCTTGAGGGTGTGCCCGTGGTGGGGGGCGTGGACTTGGCGCCGGTGCTGGCGCGTGAGTTGGGGGTGCGGTACGCGATCGTGGCGATGCCGGGGGTGCCGCGCGCGCGGCTTTTGGAGGTGCTGGAGCGGTACGGGAGCGTGTTCCCGCACCTGGTTTTGATCCCGGACCTCTTCGGGTTTTCGAGCCTTTGGGTTTCGGCGAAGGACCTGGGGGGGGTGCTGGGCCTCGAGGTGCGCCAGCGGTTGTTGTTGCCGGGGCCGCGCCTCGTGAAGCGTTTCCTGGATTTGGCCGCTACGGTGGTGGGGGGGGTGCTGGTCCTTCCGTTAATGCTGTTGATTGCGCTATTCATCAAGCTGGATTCACCAGGGCCGGTGTTTTACCTGCAGGATCGTTTGGGAAAGGACGGCCGGCGGTTTAAGGCGATAAAGTTCCGTACTATGTACGGGGATGGGGAGAAGCGCTTGGCGGAGTTGTTGGCGCAGAACCCTGAGCTGCGGGCGGAATACGAGTTGTACCACAAGTTGCGTAATGATCCTCGGGTGACCCGTTTCGGTCGGGTATTGCGTAAACTGAGCCTGGATGAGCTTCCGCAGTTGTGGAATGTGCTCAAGGGCGAGATGAGTTTGGTGGGGCCCCGGGCGTATTTGCCGCGGGAATTGCCAAAGATGTCTGGTGCTGAGGGAGCTATTCTGAAGGTCATGCCGGGAATTACAGGAATATGGCAGGTGAGCGGCCGGAACGAGGTGACGTTCCGGGAGCGTTTAAACATGGACATGTACTACGTTCGCAACTGGTCCGTTTGGCTGGACCTTTACATCCTCGCTCGTACGGTCTGGGTGGTGCTCTTCGGGAAAGGCGCGTATTAG
- a CDS encoding transposase has protein sequence MTQAALSLLWTLLALLPSPHLQESLKALLLLLLHGHGKARPQHSQVKSPSALSRFLNRYPWPTRALIRLARKEAEKALDRARKKKGPKPRLLVVLDLVTLEKRGRFQALPLSFFHGKWGLHLVVLYLVYGDLRIPWAYRLWRGKGEKALSRLALSLLASLPPWMRRAFRIRVAADAAFGTTWFLFGVKRLGFEAVVGMRRDRRLRGGGRLGDLRRQGSRVYLWGLSFPVWVAWYRYPLPQGGWEWRYVVATFPATPRTALTWGKRRFAIEHFFRAAKSEFSLGQFGQRTALGVHRFLVLSLLAYLLAHWVGMEGEGSWREARERAARVLLPELVVQVALRELYALGLWPPGGGGEGLCGICGRCKF, from the coding sequence ATGACCCAAGCGGCCCTGTCCCTACTTTGGACCCTCCTGGCCCTTTTGCCAAGCCCCCACCTCCAGGAATCCCTCAAGGCCCTGCTCTTGCTCCTCCTCCACGGCCACGGCAAGGCCAGACCCCAGCACAGCCAGGTCAAGTCCCCCTCCGCCCTCTCTCGCTTCCTCAACCGCTACCCCTGGCCCACCCGCGCTCTCATCCGCCTGGCAAGAAAAGAGGCCGAGAAAGCCCTGGACCGGGCCAGAAAGAAAAAAGGCCCCAAGCCCCGTCTCCTGGTGGTCCTGGACCTAGTCACTCTGGAGAAGCGGGGCCGTTTCCAGGCCCTGCCCCTCTCCTTTTTTCACGGCAAGTGGGGACTCCATCTGGTGGTCCTCTACCTCGTCTACGGAGACCTCCGCATCCCTTGGGCCTACCGCCTCTGGCGGGGCAAGGGGGAGAAGGCCCTCTCCCGCCTGGCCCTAAGCCTCCTGGCCTCTCTGCCCCCCTGGATGCGCCGGGCCTTCCGGATACGGGTGGCCGCGGATGCGGCCTTTGGCACCACCTGGTTCCTTTTCGGGGTGAAGCGGTTGGGTTTTGAAGCGGTGGTGGGGATGCGGCGGGACCGGAGGCTGCGGGGAGGGGGGAGGCTTGGGGACCTCAGGCGGCAGGGGAGCCGGGTCTACCTTTGGGGGCTTTCCTTCCCGGTCTGGGTGGCCTGGTACCGCTACCCCCTGCCCCAAGGGGGCTGGGAGTGGCGGTACGTGGTGGCCACCTTTCCCGCCACGCCCCGGACGGCGCTCACTTGGGGAAAGAGGCGGTTTGCCATAGAGCACTTCTTCCGCGCCGCGAAAAGCGAGTTCTCCCTGGGGCAGTTTGGGCAGCGGACGGCTTTGGGGGTGCACCGTTTTCTGGTGCTTTCCCTTCTGGCCTACCTGTTGGCCCACTGGGTGGGCATGGAGGGGGAAGGAAGCTGGCGGGAGGCCAGGGAGCGGGCGGCGCGGGTTCTCTTGCCTGAGCTCGTGGTGCAGGTCGCCCTGCGGGAGCTCTATGCCCTGGGTCTCTGGCCGCCGGGGGGAGGGGGTGAAGGTTTATGCGGGATATGCGGGAGGTGCAAGTTTTGA
- a CDS encoding WecB/TagA/CpsF family glycosyltransferase — translation MARVDLLGVEVDLLTMCELNKKVYELVSKGKCSIVANHNLHSIYLFHRDKKMRLFYSRASVIHIDGMALVMWGRLLGLPLRPEHRIAYIDWIYPLMEMASTHGWRVFYLGGEPGVAELAANKLKEKYPCLQIRTHHGYFDWSESDDILKLISEWSPQLLLVGMGMPRQEHWVIDFYERISANVILNAGACFDYLAGAKPTPPRWLGKIGLEWLYRLFTEPKRLFKRYLVEPWFLIPLAVQDLVNRISRGRTV, via the coding sequence ATGGCAAGGGTTGACCTTTTAGGAGTTGAGGTTGATCTGCTTACCATGTGTGAGTTAAACAAGAAAGTTTATGAACTTGTTTCAAAAGGAAAATGTTCAATAGTGGCTAATCATAATCTTCATAGTATTTACCTTTTTCATAGGGATAAAAAGATGAGACTTTTTTACTCTCGCGCTAGTGTAATACATATTGATGGAATGGCCCTAGTTATGTGGGGTCGGTTATTGGGACTTCCTCTACGCCCTGAACATCGCATAGCTTATATAGATTGGATTTATCCTTTAATGGAAATGGCTAGCACCCATGGTTGGCGAGTTTTTTATTTAGGTGGAGAACCGGGTGTGGCCGAATTAGCCGCAAATAAGTTAAAGGAAAAATATCCATGTCTGCAAATTAGAACGCATCATGGTTATTTCGACTGGAGTGAGTCAGATGATATTTTGAAATTAATTTCTGAGTGGTCTCCGCAATTGCTTTTGGTTGGCATGGGAATGCCTCGTCAAGAGCATTGGGTTATTGATTTTTATGAAAGAATCAGCGCAAACGTCATCTTAAATGCAGGAGCATGCTTTGACTATTTAGCCGGAGCTAAACCTACACCTCCTCGCTGGTTGGGTAAAATCGGATTGGAGTGGCTTTATCGACTTTTTACTGAACCAAAACGTCTATTCAAAAGGTATTTGGTGGAACCATGGTTTTTAATACCCCTTGCGGTTCAGGATCTTGTTAACCGAATCTCGCGAGGAAGGACTGTATAA
- a CDS encoding O-antigen ligase family protein translates to MASVTTQQVEKGSHKSSFVLRLALYFILLTPLWWFLGIEQFIWPILGAFLLVLQRRILVFSPIKFLIALISIQIFSIALIEESIRYYTYGRQLLTSIGSVLFLTVVTSSIKSFDDIRFLIRGISLFFTVAGFLGIFAITGFWNGYFLAPIEMFLPESVQSTSYGERIVFKYLGQPGYFTFIGEYIRVSSLWLYPTTYAMAIVAFFPLSLWAMQADKPRYRSLHILAIILMFINLVFTTGRMAMLGLLLGGVYFMFSQKRFFWISVVAVGFVPILFSILEGSHLNSIGNVISSLVVARGEGSFIDRVRIYRATFEGWLERPVLGWGTEQDIEGFAYPAGSHSFWGGTLYKYGLVGLSILLLALWKTWRSIVCSKKKAKVLELREVYNMLRFIQWSFIAVGVNGITDSWDLDSITYLLIWLILGLGIVSSRLIGGKANGKG, encoded by the coding sequence ATGGCTTCTGTAACCACACAGCAAGTTGAGAAGGGGAGCCACAAGTCTTCCTTTGTGCTAAGATTAGCTTTGTACTTTATACTTCTCACCCCGCTGTGGTGGTTTTTGGGAATTGAGCAGTTTATTTGGCCGATCCTTGGCGCTTTCTTGCTTGTTTTGCAACGTAGAATATTAGTCTTTAGTCCAATAAAGTTTCTAATAGCATTAATATCTATACAGATATTTTCAATAGCACTTATAGAAGAGTCTATTAGGTATTATACTTACGGAAGGCAATTGCTAACATCTATAGGATCAGTACTTTTTCTAACCGTGGTAACTTCTTCTATCAAGAGTTTCGACGACATTCGTTTTCTAATTAGAGGAATCTCCTTGTTTTTTACTGTGGCTGGGTTTCTGGGTATTTTTGCCATTACTGGATTTTGGAATGGCTACTTCCTTGCGCCAATAGAAATGTTCTTACCTGAATCTGTTCAATCCACCTCCTACGGAGAGCGTATAGTATTTAAGTATCTCGGGCAGCCGGGCTATTTTACCTTTATTGGTGAATATATAAGGGTAAGTAGCCTGTGGCTATATCCCACTACTTATGCGATGGCTATAGTGGCTTTTTTTCCCCTTTCACTTTGGGCGATGCAGGCTGATAAGCCACGATATCGATCCTTGCATATTTTAGCTATTATATTAATGTTCATTAATTTAGTCTTTACGACAGGAAGGATGGCCATGCTAGGGCTTTTGTTGGGGGGAGTATATTTTATGTTTTCGCAAAAGCGGTTCTTTTGGATTTCTGTGGTAGCTGTAGGATTCGTACCTATATTATTCTCAATTCTTGAGGGTTCCCATTTGAACTCCATAGGTAATGTAATTTCGTCTCTTGTCGTGGCTCGCGGAGAAGGTAGTTTTATCGACCGAGTACGTATATATAGAGCTACTTTTGAAGGATGGTTAGAGCGCCCCGTGTTAGGCTGGGGTACCGAGCAAGACATAGAAGGGTTTGCTTACCCAGCTGGATCGCATAGCTTTTGGGGGGGAACACTATATAAATACGGACTTGTTGGGCTATCTATTCTTTTGCTTGCTTTATGGAAAACTTGGCGTTCGATTGTTTGTTCAAAGAAAAAAGCTAAAGTATTAGAACTTCGTGAGGTTTATAATATGCTTAGATTTATTCAGTGGTCTTTTATTGCCGTAGGAGTAAACGGAATTACTGACTCTTGGGACTTGGACTCTATCACGTATCTGCTCATATGGCTCATACTAGGATTAGGTATTGTAAGCAGTCGATTGATTGGAGGGAAAGCTAATGGCAAGGGTTGA
- a CDS encoding glycosyltransferase, whose product MGGVTMAKISRGTVVIISSVPWHFTWQRHHDIAKGLSERGYEIIFVDPMPKRLPRLSEWKRVLGRVLGKSNLGGVFTQEVPDGIRVISPKVLPELKGKIWYWLRWFNSMLFIPKLARLIRSYAKEPVIVINYLPIRSSLALQRMLRPTFSIYDCVLDWDKILSARNSLVIEHELIGTVDLALADSPYLYEKIKAMAPSEKKVERLLPGVHFDDFSDIRNFSCNRKEEGRIRACYFGAIGPHLDINLLNLVADHYELYLIGPIENRLPSSLKSNPNVKIIPPVAYKDLIDVLKAVDVLLLPYNPNFPGAHATIPAKTFQCLATGKPTVVFGLEALREFDDVFYIANNHEEFIQMIKLSIRDWGNRRSKALQLAKRQDWKELIAFLESQWLSLVGGPRS is encoded by the coding sequence GTGGGAGGGGTAACGATGGCAAAAATATCTAGGGGAACTGTAGTAATTATTTCTTCCGTTCCTTGGCATTTTACATGGCAACGTCATCATGATATAGCTAAGGGGCTTAGTGAGCGTGGATATGAGATTATTTTTGTAGATCCTATGCCTAAACGTTTGCCTAGGCTTTCTGAATGGAAACGAGTTTTGGGGCGTGTATTGGGAAAGTCTAATCTGGGAGGAGTCTTTACTCAGGAAGTACCCGATGGAATACGAGTTATATCTCCTAAAGTATTGCCGGAGCTTAAAGGAAAAATATGGTATTGGTTGCGATGGTTTAATAGTATGTTATTTATTCCGAAATTAGCTCGACTTATTCGTTCCTATGCAAAAGAACCGGTAATTGTTATCAATTACTTACCCATCCGAAGTAGTTTAGCCCTTCAAAGGATGTTGAGACCAACATTTAGTATTTATGATTGTGTATTGGATTGGGATAAGATTCTCTCTGCTAGGAATTCTTTAGTCATTGAGCATGAATTAATTGGCACTGTAGATCTTGCCTTGGCCGACTCTCCCTATCTTTATGAAAAGATAAAAGCGATGGCGCCTAGCGAGAAAAAGGTAGAAAGGTTATTACCTGGGGTCCATTTTGATGATTTTAGCGATATTCGGAACTTTTCTTGTAATAGGAAAGAGGAAGGGAGGATACGTGCCTGCTATTTTGGTGCGATAGGCCCTCATCTAGACATTAATCTGCTTAATTTAGTTGCTGATCACTATGAACTTTATTTGATCGGTCCGATTGAAAATAGATTACCATCTAGTTTAAAAAGCAATCCTAATGTCAAGATAATTCCTCCAGTTGCCTACAAGGATTTAATCGACGTACTAAAAGCCGTCGATGTTTTACTTTTGCCGTATAACCCCAATTTCCCTGGTGCCCATGCTACTATCCCAGCAAAAACATTCCAGTGCCTGGCAACGGGAAAACCCACGGTAGTTTTTGGCCTAGAAGCATTGCGTGAATTTGATGATGTTTTCTATATCGCTAATAATCATGAAGAATTCATTCAGATGATTAAATTGTCTATAAGAGATTGGGGAAATCGTAGATCTAAGGCGTTGCAATTAGCAAAGCGCCAAGATTGGAAAGAACTGATAGCATTCCTGGAATCTCAATGGCTATCATTAGTTGGGGGACCAAGGAGCTAG
- a CDS encoding sulfotransferase family protein, whose product MGAEKVKVVFIGGYGRSGSTLLDRVLGQHKGFCSIGELRYLWERGLLENRLCGCGDPVAQCSLWTSVLEEVFSECDEKPKFEEIAALQKAVDRIRYIPLMIWPNLRRKTFNDILEKYLNLLYKVYLSIKKVTGCEVIVDSSKDPSHGFILSLMKEIDLRIVHLVRDSRAVAHSWQRKKRNWEIKDRIAYMRTLHPLESALMWETSNILMEFLAHRIDYYVKVRYEDLIKNPKGTISWLLRELGLHTRDLDYISDSMVNLSRQTHNISGNPSKFAKGEVQLRLDREWITALPLRYKALVTIVTFPLLYRYGYFSRWEG is encoded by the coding sequence GTGGGTGCAGAAAAAGTAAAAGTCGTTTTCATAGGAGGGTACGGGCGTAGTGGAAGCACGCTACTTGATCGTGTGCTTGGACAACATAAAGGGTTTTGCTCAATAGGTGAGTTGAGGTATCTTTGGGAGCGCGGTTTGCTTGAAAATAGATTGTGCGGGTGCGGGGATCCGGTTGCGCAGTGCAGCTTATGGACTTCTGTCCTGGAGGAGGTGTTTTCCGAGTGTGATGAGAAACCTAAGTTCGAAGAAATTGCTGCCTTACAAAAGGCAGTAGATCGAATTCGATATATCCCTTTAATGATTTGGCCTAACTTGAGGAGAAAAACGTTTAATGATATACTCGAAAAGTATCTAAACTTGTTGTATAAAGTTTATCTTTCGATAAAGAAAGTTACAGGATGTGAGGTTATTGTCGATTCCAGTAAGGACCCTTCTCATGGATTTATTTTGAGCTTGATGAAGGAAATCGATTTAAGGATCGTACATTTGGTTCGTGATAGTCGAGCCGTTGCCCATTCTTGGCAACGGAAAAAGCGTAATTGGGAGATAAAGGATAGGATAGCGTATATGCGTACATTACATCCTCTAGAAAGTGCTTTAATGTGGGAAACTTCTAATATTCTAATGGAATTTTTAGCTCATAGGATAGATTACTATGTGAAAGTTCGGTATGAGGATTTAATTAAGAACCCTAAGGGAACTATAAGCTGGTTACTGAGAGAACTTGGCCTTCATACCCGCGATCTTGATTATATTAGTGACTCAATGGTTAACTTGAGTAGGCAAACCCATAATATTTCTGGCAATCCCTCAAAATTTGCTAAAGGAGAAGTCCAGCTTCGCTTAGATAGAGAATGGATTACTGCATTGCCACTACGCTATAAAGCACTGGTCACAATAGTAACCTTCCCCTTGTTATACCGATATGGATATTTCTCTCGGTGGGAGGGGTAA
- a CDS encoding flippase, which yields MLKALPRFLTRLKQQDMLATLARGAGIAFVLQASGTGLKYLTQVLLARWMGAAEYGVYAYAFTWANLLSVLATLGFTTGSLRFVPEYLAKEDWAHLRGFIRRVRQLVLLAGLLLAAVGGGILILLHSPQMNTTALLLGMALVPLLALVSVQREMVRGTRRIALAYAPPMVLQPVLVLVAAFLMLSSLGGLTGVAALSAFALALLIVLGVQGWGLVQTLPQEAVSMPPRYETARWWRVSFPLLLVSGSLIVLNQADILMIGIFLGPKEAGIYMAATKTAALVSFVLVAVNAIVAPMISELHTKGDREELQRMVSAAVRWMFWPSLSVTLGLLLLGRVVLGLFGTEFPMGYSALVLLALGQLVNASVGPVGYLMSLTGHQDLSAWVYGLSALVNIGLNALLIPIWGLIGAALATMAAMVLWNAWLYVLVYRFLGLDVFFLSFR from the coding sequence ATGCTGAAAGCCCTGCCCCGATTCCTGACCCGTCTGAAGCAACAAGACATGCTTGCCACCTTGGCGCGAGGTGCAGGGATCGCTTTTGTGCTTCAAGCGTCGGGAACGGGGCTCAAGTACCTAACACAAGTGCTCCTCGCCCGCTGGATGGGTGCTGCGGAGTACGGTGTTTACGCTTACGCCTTCACCTGGGCGAACCTGTTATCCGTGTTGGCTACGCTGGGGTTCACGACGGGTTCCCTTCGCTTTGTTCCGGAGTACCTCGCGAAGGAAGACTGGGCGCACCTCAGGGGCTTTATCCGGCGAGTAAGGCAGCTGGTGCTACTTGCGGGTCTCTTACTTGCCGCCGTAGGGGGGGGGATCCTGATCCTGCTTCATTCCCCCCAAATGAACACAACGGCCCTGCTGCTAGGGATGGCGCTCGTGCCCCTGCTCGCCTTGGTTAGTGTACAGAGGGAGATGGTACGCGGCACGCGACGGATCGCCCTAGCGTACGCCCCCCCCATGGTGCTTCAGCCCGTATTAGTGCTCGTCGCGGCCTTCTTGATGCTGAGCTCGCTTGGAGGCTTGACGGGCGTAGCAGCGCTTAGTGCTTTTGCGCTTGCGCTCCTGATTGTCTTGGGAGTGCAGGGCTGGGGGCTTGTGCAAACGCTTCCGCAAGAAGCGGTTTCGATGCCCCCCAGATACGAAACCGCCAGATGGTGGCGGGTATCCTTCCCGCTCTTGCTGGTTTCAGGATCGCTTATCGTCCTTAACCAGGCGGATATTTTGATGATCGGTATCTTCCTTGGCCCTAAAGAGGCCGGCATCTACATGGCGGCAACAAAAACAGCAGCCCTGGTGAGCTTCGTATTGGTCGCAGTGAATGCGATCGTGGCACCAATGATTTCTGAGCTTCATACGAAAGGAGACCGCGAGGAATTGCAGAGGATGGTGAGTGCCGCGGTTCGCTGGATGTTCTGGCCGTCGCTGAGCGTGACGTTGGGCTTACTCCTCTTAGGAAGAGTAGTCCTGGGCCTCTTTGGAACAGAGTTTCCTATGGGATACTCAGCGCTCGTACTACTCGCGCTGGGGCAGCTTGTCAATGCGAGTGTGGGGCCGGTAGGGTACCTAATGAGCCTTACGGGGCACCAGGACCTCAGCGCATGGGTGTATGGCTTGAGCGCTTTGGTGAACATCGGCCTTAATGCTCTATTGATCCCGATATGGGGCTTGATAGGTGCTGCTTTAGCAACGATGGCTGCAATGGTGTTGTGGAATGCATGGCTTTATGTGTTGGTCTATCGCTTTTTAGGCTTGGATGTATTTTTTCTTTCTTTCCGGTAA